TAAGAGGGAATGCCGGGACGGCATATAATGTCGGATCCGGCCGTGCTTTCTCCATTGGTGAGATTGCCGCGATCGTGGCTGATTGCGCCCAGGCGGGGCCCGTTATGATCCAGAGTAAAGCAAATTTAAAATCGCCTTCTGAGCGTTATATCCCTGATGTTACGCGCGCGAAAGTTGATTTAGGTTTAACCGTCAGGGTCGATCTGGAAGAGGCAATTCGACGGACTCTCCAGCATCATGTCTCCTCTAGACAATAAACTCGGATCAAAAAGGCAGAATAATGAAAGTTTCAACTTTTATCGCACAGTTTCTGAAAAAGAAAAATATTGATACCGTGTTTGAATTACAGGGTGGCATGATTACATGCATCATTGATGCTTTTCATCGCGACGGTTACATCAAGATTGTGAGTATGCACCACGAACAGGCCGCCGCAATGGCTGCCGATGCATATGGGCGAATTGCAAATAAGCCGGGGGTCGCGCTCGCTACCAGTGGTCCCGGCGCAACAAATCTTCTGACCGGAATTGGTAATTGTTTTTTTGATTCAGTGCCAGCCATTTTTATTACAGGCCAAGTAAATTTAAACGAGCAAAAAGGCGAGCGCGCTACGCGGCAAATAGGTTTTCAGGAAACTGACATCGTGAGTATGGCAAAGCCAATTACCAAAACAACTTATGTGATAAAAACAGCCAAAGAGATTCCTCGAGTATTTGAAGAAGCCTATAAAATCACACTGTCAGGCAGACCGGGGCCAGTTCTTATTGATATTCCAATGAATATTCAGAATGAAGAAGTGGAAGCTTTTTCGGTTACTGACTCGGATCTTCCGGCAGTGGCTACAAACTCAACGGGGCACGAAGCTTACTTTCAGCGCTATCTTATGGCTTTGAAAAGTAGCAAGCGTCCATTGATTCTGGTGGGTAGGGGGCTCCGGGCATCCGGATCGGAAGGGCGCTTTTTGGAATTTATGAATAAATGCCACATCCCCGTGGTTACATCCCTGTTGGGTTTTGATGTATTGCCCTATCAACATTCCGAGCGGATAGGGTTTATTGGTACCTATGGTAATCGCTGGGCTAATTACGCATTAGGTAGTTGCGATTTGCTCCTTGTGTTGGGCAGTCGACTAGACCTGCGGCAGACAGGCTCTGATATCGATTCCTTTCGGAGAGACAAAGCTATTTACCATGTCGACATCGATGAGGCTGAATTGAATAATCGGGTTACTGAGTGTATCACATTAAAAAGTGATCTGTCTGAATTCTTTTCGCGAATCGAAAACTGTGATTGTTCTTACAACGCTCCCCGGGAATGGATACGGGCGATCGAAGAAAAAAGGCAAACCTGCCTGGATACGAGCGAGCTCAAAGGGATAACAGGCATTAATCCCAATACTTTCATCCATAAACTTTCGCACGCCTCACATGAGGCCAGAGTATTTACTGCAGATGTTGGCAATAACCAGATGTGGTGCGCCCAGTCTTTGGAGTTGGTCAATAATCAGATGTTTCTGACCTCGGGAGGCATGGGGGCAATGGGGTATGCGTTACCTGCCGCTATTGGAGCCTCTATCACCCTGGGTAATGCGCCTGTAGTAGCGATTGCTGGTGATGGCGGGTTTCAGATCAATGTTCAGGAATTACAAACCATTCGGAGGAACAATCTTCCAATTAAAATTGTAATTCTCAATAACCACTGCCTCGGCATGATCCGCCAATTTCAGGACAGTTACTTTGGCAGCTGTTATCAATCAACAGTTTGGGGATACACGGCACCCAATTTTTCTAAAATAGCTTTGGCCTATGGTATTGAGTCCTGCTCCATCAACAGACCAGAGGAGATTGGAGAGGGATTGGAAAAACTTTGGGAAAATCCCGTTCAACCTTTTTTACTGGAAGTATCGGTCGATATTCACACCAATGTTTCCCCTAAAATGAGGTTTGGTAGCTCAATGACGAAAATGGAGCCTTCGAGATAAAAAAAGACTGGTAATATCATTCATAACCTAACAGCAAAATAAGGAGCATTTCAGCACCGCTGCTCGTAGCATCATTTACGGATATTGTCTGATTATCGGGTGTTCATGCTAATATTCATGGTTTCTTAAATCGGTGTCATATGTCGATATTCCTCTTGATTCCGGAGATTTCTCCTTGATAAGTCGCCGTGCGGTTGACGTTTTAAATAAAATGCCTGAAGAAAGTCGCTTTATTCGTGGCATGAGAAGTTGGATAGGATTCAACCAGATTGGGGTAAGCTATGAACGTCAGGAGAGACAAGCCGGTGACTCGAAATATCCGTTTAAAAAATTAATCGCTTAGGCGTTCAACGGCATTTATAATTTTAGCGAATTTCCTGTTAAAATCTTGTTCGAAACAGGAAACTTTGCAGTATTAATTTCTCACAGGAAGAGGTTTTTTAGAAGGAGATGCAGGTTATGAGTAATAATGGTAAAATTTTATCTCAACAATGGCTGATAGCAATTCTTGTTGCGATCATTTTGATTGCAGGGGCAGGGGCGCGTTTTATAAGGCTAAATGATGCCAGCCAGAACAGTGATGGCCAAATTCATGATGTATGCCAGATGGGTGCGACGCCCGCCGACATCGTGTTGAAATGGGAGCAACTTGTCGGGCGCACTTACCAAATGCCTTTCCCCGCCGCCCTGACAAAATTATTTCTGGATGTTTTCCATTTACCGCCAACAAGAGGCAACGTAATCATGCCTTCAGCCATTTGGGGAATGCTGGCAATACTTGCGGCACTTTGGGTTGGTTGGCGCCTGGGGGGGAGGTGGTTCGGACTGCTTCTAATGGCTGTCGTTGCATTCAATCCGATGCATGTTCAGCAAAGCCGCATGGCTTATTTTTATCCGCCAAGTGTGGTCGGCGGTTTTCTCATGATTTGGTGCTTAATCGAGTCGTGGGCGAACATGAAGGCGGGAACAAAACTTGGGTGGAAGTTCCATGTTGTGCATGTGACTGCAATAAGCTTACTCATATATTCGACGGCAAGTGCATGGCTGTTTACAGGGATCATAGGGGTGGTTCACATTGGATGTTCGTTCCTTAAGCGTATTCGGAAGCAGGTTTCGATAGGTGAGACGTGGCTCCTTGTGGCTTCGTATGTTGTTATCGGTGCGCCACTGCTGTTCGTGCCTTGGGGTGTTGAGGCGTTGATGTCAATAACGGGACAAAATGATAGTACCGCATATTGGCGAAAAATATTTGAACAAGGTCGCTCTGCTCCCATGGGGGTGATTTACCATGAGATTATTAAGTTTGGATGGGGCTGGACTCAAGCGCGGGCACTAGTGTCTTTCATGATCTTTGGGTTGGGTGGGCTTGTTCTGGGTATTCGGATGCGACGTGACATGCGTTGGGGAATTCCATTAATCGGGTTTGTTGTGGGTTTGGCTATCAGCGCGGCCGGAGTGCAAGCTTCGGTACTACCTTTCGGCATAAGGCGAATCGCTCCGGTATGGCCGTTTGGGTTTATTGTTTTGGCGGCGGGCCTGGCTGTACCGTGGTTGATTGAGGTCTCGAAACGGTGGAGATCGTTTGTTCGGGTTGTGTGGGGTGGATTTGCAGTTGTTATTATTGGGTTGTGGCTGAAGGCTGATGTTGAGGCTGTGAATTCCAATGGCTTTCCAGTTCCCTATAAACAGATATCCCAGTGGCTTGATAGTCATTTTTCCAGAGGAACACCGGTGGTCACGGATCGATTCTTTACGGCGATGTGTGAGTTCAATAGAAGCGATCCAACCACGAATGTAGTGGTGATCTCAACAGTTCCCAACGAACTTCCCGAAATCCAGCAAAAAACTCAATTTCGTGAAGTTACTCGTCGCTATTTTGAAGATAATCCCGATGCAGTTTTCTATTGCAGCGGGCACATGTATTCACGGCCAGAAGTGGGGCCGTGGGATTGGCCGGTAAAATTTTTCAAGCGAAGTCAGGAATTGCGAGATGACCAAGCAGAAAAGTTGAGTTTGATAGGACAACATTATCAAATTAACTACCCTGGGATTATAAGTTGGCCAATTATCTATTACAACACGGTGGTAGATGTGGTGGCAATCAAGCGTGCTGAGGGAGCTGCGGGGTTCTTTTTATGGGGGCCAGACTGGCGTCCTGTGCAGACCCAGGACTATCGGCTATGGAGGCTCCTACTGTCCGACAATGCCGGGCTAAAGGTTTATGGGCTTGGGGAAGAACCCAAAGATATTGCACTTGAACTGACTGGGGTGGCGGTGGGAGGGGAGATGAAGGTTAAATTTGGGGATCAGGTGATCGTGTTCCCCGCCAATCAAATTGTACAGCAGCGAATTCAGGTCAGGGTACAGCCAGGGATGAATGTGCTGCCGGTGCGAAGTCGAGGACCGCAGAACGCAAAATTATTAGTAGGGCGGGCGGTGGTGGGGGCGCAGAAAACTGTTAATTAGTGATTCGCAGTAGGGATCTTGGCGGAGTGAGAGCAGGAGGGTGGCCGTTGCATGAAGAAGCTTGTTTGGATATGCTGGAAAGACATCCATCACCCAGAAGCGGGTGGGGCTGAACTAGTCACTCACGAGATATCAAAACGTTTGGTGGGCGACGGGTGGGAGGTAATCCATCTCGTCCCCGGCTTCAATGATTGTTCGCCGACGGAACTGATTGATGGAGTCCGGGTCATCCGTATCGGGCACAGCATCCTGGCTTTCTATCGTCTGCCTTTTTACTATTGGAAACATCTTAGGGCGACTACGACTGTTTTGGTGGATTCCTTTATCAGCGTTGGGAGTTTTGCGTGCCTGACGATGAAGCCGGACCGGGCGGCGCTGATCATTTATCATATCGAAGATGTGAAATGGTTCACACAGACCCGTGTGTACGGAGTTCCCCGCTGGATCATGCCTCTGATTAATGTGTCAGGGTATTTTGTTGAAAAGCTTCAACTGATGCTCCTCGCGGTATTTTTTCAGGGAAGGGTTCTGACGATTTCGGAATCGACCGCAAAGGAGTTGGTGCACCACGGTTTTAAACGGGACAAAATCAGCCTCATCACCATGGGCGCCACCTGCAAGCCCCTGATGAATTTGTCCGATTCCCTGGCCAAGGAGCCAAGCTTTACCGTATTGTTGCTTGGGCCTCGTAAAGGAAAGCGGCCACTGCATACTGTCAAGGCCTTTGAAATCCTGAGCCGTCAGCATCCCGATGTGCATCTTTGGGTGGCCGGGTGGGGAAATGAGGGTGAGCTCGTGCGGCGGTATGTTGAAAAAAAGGATATTCGGAATGTGCGGTTCTGGGGGCGTGTCTCAGACGCGCAGCGGGATGAGCTGATGCAAAAAGCACATATCCTTTGCACGTCGCCCATTCGGGAAGGCTGGGGGCTGGTAGTGATTGAAGCCAATGCCATGGGAACCCCGGTGATTGCCTACGATGTGCCCGGCTTGCGGGACGCCTTGGCGTTTAACAATGGGTGGTTGTCAGTTTCAACTCCCCAGGGAATGGCGGACAGGCTGGAAGAGGCTTTGAATCTGTGGCTATGCCGCCGCACAGAGTATGATGCTTTGCGCCAAAGGTGTTTGTATTGTGCACGAGTGTTTTCATTCGAGAAGACCTATGATGATTATAATAATGCCTTGGGCATATGACAGGAATGGCACTTACCCTATAAAGAGCAGTTGAATCAGGAAAATAGGTCACTTAGTACAGCGTCTCGTAAATATTCGCTCAAATAAAGATTCACCCGCCTGCGCGGAGTCACCGAGAAGAAAACAGAATATTGCGGGTATTTAAGATGCGGAGTACCGCCTCTGAAATTCCCGCAACCCTTTTCGGAGTAATTCCAGGAGTCCTTCGACAGAGCTCAGGACAGGCAAGAGGAGATGGGACAGTACACAACACCTCTCCTCGTTCTGGCTGTTTCCCCCTCCAAGAAACCGTGGCGGTATTTTTAATTCTGGTACTCCGGAATTAAAAATGCCGCCACGGTTTCTTCTTGCCTACTGGGTTTCTCTGTGTCTCGGCGTCTCTAGCCCGAGTTCGCCAGTTGGGCAGGTTATTGATGTCGTAAGTCGTTGGAAATCAACAAATCGATCTTGATGTCTTGACTACATTTCCAGTTTCAGTGGCACATTCGGAAGTCGCAATTTCATTCGCGTCAGGAGTGCGGCCAGCTCCTTTTCTGGTTTTGATACAACGCGGAGCCTGATCGTCTGTCCTTGCCTGGTCGGCAGGTGGCCGTCCATGGAATGGACCTGCCTCATTTCGAGCAGAAACTGTCTGGCCTCATCTCCCAGGCCGCTGACACCCATCCAATGCTCCAGCGTCCGCCACAGGCAAAGAGATAGGAAGCATACGAGGATGTGCGCCTCGACCCGGTGCTGCAGATGGTGATAGATCGGGCGGAGGGCCAGGTCGCTCTTGAGGTCGCGGAATGCGGATTCGGCCTCTGTGAGCTGGATGTACCATCGCCAGAGCTCGGCGGGGTTTTCGCAGTCCGTGTTGGTACGCAGGATGTATGCGCCGTGGGTTTTCTTCGCCCATTCGAGTTGCCCGGGCTTCTCGTTCAGGGCGATGCCGCACGCCTCACTCTTTTCGTTGAACAGCACTTCACATTCAAAATGTTTAGACGCTGAAGGATACCGCTCACGTAGTCTGCCGACGCCCTGCTGGACTGACTGCGTCTTTTTGGACGGGTTCCCGGCCCCCTTGACAAGTTTGACGTAAGACCCTCGCGGATGGGCTGCCAGCCGCCACCGTCATGGAACTCGGCTTCGTATTGCTTTAGCAGGCTGCGGGACGCGCCCATCAGATAGAAGGATTCCCGCCCTTCGAGGTACGCGATGTCCTCTTCACTGGACATCCCCCGGTTCGTCACCCAAACACGATTGGCGTGCCCGTATTTCTCCTCCATGAGGCTCACGATATCCTGCGTCGTCGTCGTGTCCGCACGGTTCCCTGCGAAAACCTCGTAGCCGACCGGCATGCCATCGGGCGTCACGACCAGGCCGATGCACACCTGTTTGCAGTCAGGTCGGTTGTCGCGCGAATAGCCCCGCTGAGCCAGAGGATTGATCTTGCACTCCCCCTCGAAGTAGGAACTCGTCACGTCGTACAGCATGAAGTCGAGCTTGGTTCCGAACCATTCGCCCCAGCGCGACTGAAGGTGGGCGCAGACCGCGTCCTTGTGGGCGAGTATCTCATCAAGCCCCCTGTACATCCGCGTCAGGTTCACCTTTTCCTCGTCAAGCCCCAGCACATCGCACAACGCCGCGTGGGGCAGCCATTCGCCCGCCACCGCGTTCTCCGTGTCCTGCTCGCAGAACTTCGCGGCCGTCAGGACGCAAGCGATTAGATCCCATCGGATATCCTCGCGGCCCTCCGGCATCAGCCCTGCGAACAGCTTGTCCAGCGCGAGCCTCCGCCAGACGGCCAGCGCCGCCCAGACCTGGCCGAATTCCCTGACCCTTTTTACCTCTATCCCGCTGACATTGATCTCTCTCCATTCGGGAATAGGCTTCGGCCTCTCGAACAAATCACCCTGCACAGCGCCCCTTCGCCCGTCCAGCAATGCGGCGATGTCATCCCACGAGTGATAATATTCCTGCTCCCCGTCATTGAGCTTCCCCAGATAGGACACTATCTGATGCCGTGGGCCGTTCGCGGTTCGGACGGTCTTCGTCAAAGCCCAGTAGTCGTAGACCTCGTCGCCTTTCTTTCGGGGAATCTTTTGTAAAAACATGCCCTGATTTTAATGCGCCACAGTATCGTTTTCAAGGGGGTGGTCTTGACTACATTTGCCTTTTGAGAAAAAACGGTCAACGACACCACGAAAACCCAATGATTTTAAGGTTCCGGTGTTCGGCCAGCGCTTGAAACGGACAAATATTCTTTCAAAATAGGCCCAACTGGCGAACTCGGGCTAGCCTTGTACTCCAGGCGAGTGGTGAATCTTTTCACGCTAAGTGTACTTCGCACCCAATGGGTGGCATGAGTGGTCAACGACAATTACTTTTTCCTCTAACGACAACTATAATTACCCATCATTTTGATTCTTATTGATGATGAAAGGGAAGAGATATGGAGTCTAGGCTTACTAAAGTTCATTTTGGGACGCGTCTCATATCGGTGTATAGCGGCTTCCTTCCACATGTCGTTTTGTCACGCTTGGTTATTCAGGCAACAATGTCGTCGTGACCACCCTTGCAGACCTAATCCTCAACCATGCCGACGAAATCGCTAAACTCTACTTGCGCCGCTAGTCCGTCGAAATATTCTTTCGCGACATCAAGATCATTCTTGGCATGGTTGTTCTCCGTTGCCAGAAACCCCCACATGGTCCGTAAGGAAATGATCATACACGCCCCTACAACCTCATTCGTGCCCTCATGTAATAGGTCGCCTCCCTCTATTATGTCCCCATCGAGAGACTCAGATTCAAAGGCTCCGCCGATACCCTGCTCCAGTGGGCTGCCCCCTCTATGCCGCTTCAGACAAACCCCGCGAACAGTTGGTGCAATAATTCAGTGAATTCGGTCGCCGGACAGATGCAGCATGTGCCGAGACTGACCTGGGTAATTTCTGGGTACCAGGATGGACCTATTTGTCGAGCATAAGGAGTTCAAGATTCTCCTTGCAAAAAATAATGCAGGAATGTTCGGATTACTAAATCCGTTTTGACGGTGGTTTGGTACGCATTGACGAATTAGAAATGAAAGGCAAATAGCTGTGCTTTGGCGCTATTTGTTCAGAAGGCGCGACGGAGTGTCATTGTCGAAATGCCGACTGATCCCATCCCGGAAGGCGGTGGTGACGACTATCAGACGACAAATGCATCGGCTTTCAAAGAGTACAATGCAAATCACGTTGAATAGGTAACGGGCGATAATTTTCAAGGCGAAGATCCATGAACTTCTGTTGTGCCGCCTCTCGACATCCACGAGATTACGTTTGACGTAGAAATGGGAAGCGAGTCCTGAGATAGGAACCATCGAATATGTCACCCCGAGAAAATGGCGAGTGGCATAACCGATTCGCCGTGGGGATTTGTGATACATGACGGAGTTTGTTACAAGATAGGTCTTCGTTATACTGGTAACGCGCATGCTGTACTCAAGATCCTCGCAAAACATGAAATACTCTCGCAATGGTAACCCGGCCCGGATCGCGACATCTCGCCTGAGCAGCACCCCGATCCAGCTGAAGGTTGTAACTTCAACTGGACTAGTTGACCCGTATGCCTCCTCATCAAGTGCGCAGAAAGTAGTAAATTTCCTGTCGTTATGGAACCCCCGATGTTCCAACTGGATGCTTTTGCGGTCTCCAGTTTTCACCGTGGAAAGGAGACACCCCGCATCCATCGTCGCGTTGGCTACAAGAAGCGATTTCAGGCAGTTTGAGTCCGGTTCAGCATCGTCATCCATGATCCAGATCCAGTTACAGGGCAGTGAACACGCCCGCCTAATTCCTTCATAATAGCCGCCAGCACTGCCGGTATCTGTTGGTATGCGCACATAATGAACTGTGCATGCTTCGCCTTGCTTCGTCGATATCTGATGTTGACAGGTAAAGTAGCCAGTGTCTTTTTCGCTCGAAAGAGATGATATGAAGCCGGATTCTGTTAGCTTATCCTGGGTGCCATCAGAAGAGTTGTTGTCCACAATCAGGATGTGATCAGGCGTGCGTGTTTGATTAATGCATCCCGTGAGGCATTCGCATAGCAACACCTTCCTGTTATGTGTCAGTACGACTGTGCATACTATATTGTCGTCTCTCATAAACGGCACCTCAGAGCCATGGTTATTGATATTGCGTTGGCGTAGTTTATTCTTGTTCTATAAACTATTTTCGATCATAATTCTTAAGAATTAATCGCTAATAGAAACAATATCATGTGAAGAGGCACGAGACAACAATTCCTGGATGTTATGTCTTAGAACCGTATGTGTCCGGGGATATGCGAGGCACCTTCGTAAAGATGTTTCGTGAGGATTGGTTTCGGAACTTGCATCTTCCGATACGGTACGAGGAGATGTTCTACACGGTATCTCATGAGCGGGTTTTGCGGGGTATGCATTTCCAGGTTCCTCCCCATGATCATGACAAGCTCGTATTCTGCTTGAGCGGGTGTGTGCTTGACGTGGTTGTGGATCTGCGTGTGGACACGACTTCCTATGGCAAACACCATATCCTGCACTTGTCAGCAGATAAGCCTGTCGCACTGTTTATCCCACGAGGCCTTGCTCACGGCTTTTATGTGCTGCAGGGCCCAGCGGTTCTCTGTTATTGGGTGACACATGGATATGTACCGGAAGCGGATCAGGGCATTCATTGGAATTCATTGGGAATCAATTGGCCCGATCCGGAACCAGTCGTGTCTCAACGTGATAATGGCCTTGTCCAATTTGAGCACTTTACCAGTCCATTTACTTGGAAATTAGCGGAAGACAGGTAGTGACAAATGCCGCGAGCATTGATAACAGGGGCTACAGGTTTTATCGGTTCGAGATTGACACAGGCGCTCACTTGCCGTGGATGGGCCACGCATGCGATAATTAGACCTACATCAGACCTTGATCGAGTTGCAAAATGGCTGGGTGGGGCGGTTCTGCATCCGTGCGAGTTGTCGTTTCAGTCGGTACGAGATGCCGCTCGAGAAGCCGCTCCTGACATAGTGTTTCATCTCGCTACATTGTTCAAGGCTGAACACAAGCCCAATGAAGTCGGGGATCTGGTGAAGAGTAACGTTGAATTTGGCGCCTATGTTCTAGAGTCCCTCAAGGAGACCCCGAATGTGCCCTTTGTGAACATAGGTACGTCATGGCAGTATTTCCACAGCAACACATATCTTCCCGCATGCCTGTATGCCGCCACGAAGCAGGCTTTCATGGATGTCATGCAATACTATGTTTCGGCTGTCGGGCAAAAGGCGATGACACTGACATTGTTAGACACGTATGGCCCATTCGATCACAGGATGAAGCTCTTTTACCAACTTAGGTTGGCCTCGCTAGGTGCCGAACCCCTCAGCATGTCTCCAGGTGAACAGAAACTAGATTTGGTATATATCAGCGACGTTGTCGAGGCTTTTTTGCTCCTAGCGGACAGGATCCTACGTGGTCAAGAGTTGTGTTGCGGGGAGACGTACCGTGTGACATCTGGCAGATCATATTCTCTGAAAGAAATAGTGGCCATCTATGAAAAGGCAAGCGGGAGGAAAGTTCCTGTGAACTGGGGTGCTCGCTCCTATAGGCCGCGTGAGATCATGTCGCCCTGGGAGGGTGGCCGGATCTTGCCTGGATGGTCGGCACGGGTTGGACTGCTTGAGGGGATTGCCCTGATGGAGTGGATAGAATCTGGCGACGCGAAAACTGCCCGTTGAACTCGCTATGACAGGCGGTGGTGGCTTTGGAACCATGTTCGGTGGGTTTGAACAGCCGTGCCAGCACCCACGGAGCGCAGAACTTACCGAGCTGGCATAAGGATGCGTGTTCGAGGGATTGCCTCTTGGTTTGGATTGAGTCGGCTCTCAGCCGCCTGCGAGAACTGAGCCAGACGGCATTGTTGACTGAAGTGCCTGGCGTGACTAGACGACGTGCGTAATAAAGTCGCTAAATACCGATACGAAGAACGTCCTAAAATGAATTTAAGAAAGCACCATTCGATTATGACAGGGTGTTGTTAAAGTGAACGAAAGCATCGACAGAGAAATGAAAATTCTGGTTCTCAATAATGGTTACCTGACTGATGTTCCAAGTGGTGGGGACAAGCATCTGTTGGACTTAGGCGAAGAGTTATCGAGTCGATCTAAGGTTACGATCATATTGCCACAATTTGCTACCCAACTTGTTGCAAATGGGATTCGCATACGTTCTTATTGGTCTTGGCGGCCGCGCTCAGTGTGCGGCATCATATTTTCGTATCTGTTTAGGGCAATATCCGCTTCCTGGTTGGCTTTATTGGAAAAGGCGGACATTGTGCTATCGTCTTCAGGGCCGATCGATATATTGCCAGCTTTGTTAAACCGGTGGAAATGTGGCGCCTGTGTAGTGGTCTATCCTTTTCATTTAGTACCTCGCCGCAAGGCGGGCAGTTTTGTGAAAAAGTTTCAATATAGTGTCTCTTTATTGGCTCAAGAAATTGCGCTTTTGATGATGCGCCGGGCGGATGTGGTATTTACGGATAACAGCATTGTAAAAAATGAATTGGCCAGTCATGGGATACCGCCATGGCGTATACATGTGCAACGACCCGTTGTAAATGTCGAGCAAGTGCGCAACGCGCCTGCACTGCGGCAGTACCAGGTGCTTTTCATAGGGCGAATGGTGCGTAATAAGGGGATATATGACTTGGTAAGTGCCCTTCAGAAGGTTCCAGTCACTGCGGGGATAATTGGCGATGGGGAAGAACGAATCTCTTTGCAGGAGCATGTAAAGGCTTTGGGTATTAGTGACCGAGTGAAAGTATTAGGAGCACTCCCTTTTGATAAAATGTACTCCCTTTTGAGGGGGTGCGATCTATTTGTGTTTCCAAGTTATGAGGAGGGATATGGGATCGCCGTTGCCGAGGCGATCGCCGCCGGGAAGCCTGTGATCGCATATGATTTGGCACATTACGGAGAAGTGTTCAATGAGAGTCTTATTACTGTTCCCATTGGGGATGTAAGCAAACTCTCTGAAAAAATTGGTGATTTCTTTGAAAAACGAATTGATGTCGATGCTATTTGTCAAAAATATCAAGGTGTTCGTTTAGCATCCAAGGCGGATGCCGCAGATTATGAGATGAACATTATCCTTCGTGCGCGTGGGTAACATTGTGAATAAGGTTTAGATCCGTGCTCTTTGATTGTGAGGAGTTATAAGAAACCCAATGCTGAAGGATTGAAACCCCGACAACGCGTAGGCTAACCACCAATACCAAAGATATTTCTGAAAACAGGGAATTCGCTGAATGTCATGTACGCTCAAGTCCGATCTGCGAATAAAGCGATCTGCGATATCAGGGAAAAATGCTATTATGTGATCATGGTTCCATCCGAGCACATTGAATATCCAGTTTTTATTGTTTGGCAGAGTTATGAAAGCGGCGCTTCCATATCGGGACACCGCGCCAGCTATTTCATTTAGAACTTCGTAATGATAACTGACGTGCTCCAGCGTTTCCATGCACAAAATCAACTCGGGCTGATAGTCACAGAGAATGTCATGTAATCGTTTCACGCAACCATGTTCGCTAAGATTGACGACATACTGAACATCCGGCTCGTTCCGAATGTCTAGGACTCGGTAATCCTTCGCATTCTCTGCAATACGGTGGTAAGAACGCGCGAAAGGGCTATTATCAGCAGTGTCACCTTTAAGT
Above is a window of bacterium DNA encoding:
- a CDS encoding thiamine pyrophosphate-binding protein, which produces MKVSTFIAQFLKKKNIDTVFELQGGMITCIIDAFHRDGYIKIVSMHHEQAAAMAADAYGRIANKPGVALATSGPGATNLLTGIGNCFFDSVPAIFITGQVNLNEQKGERATRQIGFQETDIVSMAKPITKTTYVIKTAKEIPRVFEEAYKITLSGRPGPVLIDIPMNIQNEEVEAFSVTDSDLPAVATNSTGHEAYFQRYLMALKSSKRPLILVGRGLRASGSEGRFLEFMNKCHIPVVTSLLGFDVLPYQHSERIGFIGTYGNRWANYALGSCDLLLVLGSRLDLRQTGSDIDSFRRDKAIYHVDIDEAELNNRVTECITLKSDLSEFFSRIENCDCSYNAPREWIRAIEEKRQTCLDTSELKGITGINPNTFIHKLSHASHEARVFTADVGNNQMWCAQSLELVNNQMFLTSGGMGAMGYALPAAIGASITLGNAPVVAIAGDGGFQINVQELQTIRRNNLPIKIVILNNHCLGMIRQFQDSYFGSCYQSTVWGYTAPNFSKIALAYGIESCSINRPEEIGEGLEKLWENPVQPFLLEVSVDIHTNVSPKMRFGSSMTKMEPSR
- a CDS encoding glycosyltransferase family 4 protein yields the protein MKKLVWICWKDIHHPEAGGAELVTHEISKRLVGDGWEVIHLVPGFNDCSPTELIDGVRVIRIGHSILAFYRLPFYYWKHLRATTTVLVDSFISVGSFACLTMKPDRAALIIYHIEDVKWFTQTRVYGVPRWIMPLINVSGYFVEKLQLMLLAVFFQGRVLTISESTAKELVHHGFKRDKISLITMGATCKPLMNLSDSLAKEPSFTVLLLGPRKGKRPLHTVKAFEILSRQHPDVHLWVAGWGNEGELVRRYVEKKDIRNVRFWGRVSDAQRDELMQKAHILCTSPIREGWGLVVIEANAMGTPVIAYDVPGLRDALAFNNGWLSVSTPQGMADRLEEALNLWLCRRTEYDALRQRCLYCARVFSFEKTYDDYNNALGI
- a CDS encoding IS1634 family transposase, which codes for MFLQKIPRKKGDEVYDYWALTKTVRTANGPRHQIVSYLGKLNDGEQEYYHSWDDIAALLDGRRGAVQGDLFERPKPIPEWREINVSGIEVKRVREFGQVWAALAVWRRLALDKLFAGLMPEGREDIRWDLIACVLTAAKFCEQDTENAVAGEWLPHAALCDVLGLDEEKVNLTRMYRGLDEILAHKDAVCAHLQSRWGEWFGTKLDFMLYDVTSSYFEGECKINPLAQRGYSRDNRPDCKQVCIGLVVTPDGMPVGYEVFAGNRADTTTTQDIVSLMEEKYGHANRVWVTNRGMSSEEDIAYLEGRESFYLMGASRSLLKQYEAEFHDGGGWQPIREGLTSNLSRGPGTRPKRRSQSSRASADYVSGILQRLNILNVKCCSTKRVRRAASP
- a CDS encoding dTDP-4-dehydrorhamnose 3,5-epimerase family protein, whose protein sequence is MKRHETTIPGCYVLEPYVSGDMRGTFVKMFREDWFRNLHLPIRYEEMFYTVSHERVLRGMHFQVPPHDHDKLVFCLSGCVLDVVVDLRVDTTSYGKHHILHLSADKPVALFIPRGLAHGFYVLQGPAVLCYWVTHGYVPEADQGIHWNSLGINWPDPEPVVSQRDNGLVQFEHFTSPFTWKLAEDR
- a CDS encoding NAD(P)-dependent oxidoreductase yields the protein MPRALITGATGFIGSRLTQALTCRGWATHAIIRPTSDLDRVAKWLGGAVLHPCELSFQSVRDAAREAAPDIVFHLATLFKAEHKPNEVGDLVKSNVEFGAYVLESLKETPNVPFVNIGTSWQYFHSNTYLPACLYAATKQAFMDVMQYYVSAVGQKAMTLTLLDTYGPFDHRMKLFYQLRLASLGAEPLSMSPGEQKLDLVYISDVVEAFLLLADRILRGQELCCGETYRVTSGRSYSLKEIVAIYEKASGRKVPVNWGARSYRPREIMSPWEGGRILPGWSARVGLLEGIALMEWIESGDAKTAR
- a CDS encoding glycosyltransferase family 4 protein, producing the protein MNESIDREMKILVLNNGYLTDVPSGGDKHLLDLGEELSSRSKVTIILPQFATQLVANGIRIRSYWSWRPRSVCGIIFSYLFRAISASWLALLEKADIVLSSSGPIDILPALLNRWKCGACVVVYPFHLVPRRKAGSFVKKFQYSVSLLAQEIALLMMRRADVVFTDNSIVKNELASHGIPPWRIHVQRPVVNVEQVRNAPALRQYQVLFIGRMVRNKGIYDLVSALQKVPVTAGIIGDGEERISLQEHVKALGISDRVKVLGALPFDKMYSLLRGCDLFVFPSYEEGYGIAVAEAIAAGKPVIAYDLAHYGEVFNESLITVPIGDVSKLSEKIGDFFEKRIDVDAICQKYQGVRLASKADAADYEMNIILRARG